A single Chiloscyllium punctatum isolate Juve2018m chromosome 26, sChiPun1.3, whole genome shotgun sequence DNA region contains:
- the uqcrfs1 gene encoding cytochrome b-c1 complex subunit Rieske, mitochondrial: MLSLIARSGPFAPYLSATTNIVPSQLKPLALGVVCKADAVIMDVKRPVLCRESLQGQAARSGAVVTAGLNAASRVRYAHSDIKVPDFSDYRRQEVQDARKCSQDSSDFRRGFSYFLTGTTAVMGAYAAKNVVTQFITSMSASADVLALSKIEVKLNEIPEGKNMTFKWRGKPLFIRHRSPKEIEVEQAVTLAELRHPELDSDRVKDPKWMILIGVCTHLGCVPISNAGDYGGYYCPCHGSHYDSSGRIRKGPAPLNLEVPPYEFINEDLVIVG; this comes from the exons ATGTTGTCGTTGATCGCTCGCTCGGGGCCTTTCGCCCCGTATCTGTCCGCTACCACTAACATCGTGCCGTCGCAGCTCAAGCCGTTGGCGCTCGGCGTGGTCTGCAAGGCCGATGCGGTGATCATGGATGTGAAGAGACCCGTGCTCTGCCGGGAGTCGTTGCAGGGCCAGGCGGCCCGGAGCGGCGCCGTTGTTACCGCCGGCCTCAACG CTGCATCCAGAGTTCGATACGCACACAGCGATATTAAAGTTCCAGACTTCTCTGATTATAGACGACAAGAAGTTCAAGATGCCAGGAAATGCTCACAAGATAGCAGTGATTTCAGGAGAGGTTTCTCTTACTTCTTAACTGGAACCACAGCTGTTATGGGAGCCTATGCTGCAAAGAATGTTGTTACTCAGTTTATCACAAGCATGAGTGCCTCTGCTGATGTGTTAGCATTGTCTAAGATTGAAGTTAAGCTGAATGAAATTCCAGAAGGCAAGAACATGACCTTCAAATGGAGAGGCAAACCTCTTTTCATCCGCCACCGTTCACCTAAGGAAATTGAGGTCGAACAGGCAGTGACCTTGGCTGAGTTGCGACATCCAGAATTAGATTCTGACCGAGTGAAAGATCCAAAGTGGATGATTTTAATTGGTGTTTGCACTCACCTGGGCTGTGTACCAATATCCAATGCTGGTGATTATGGTGGCTACTACTGCCCTTGTCATGGGTCTCACTATGATTCATCAGGGAGAATCAGGAAAGGCCCAGCTCCACTTAACTTGGAAGTGCCACCATATGAGTTCATTAACGAAGATCTTGTAATTGTCGGTTAA